A single region of the Pararhodospirillum photometricum DSM 122 genome encodes:
- the dusB gene encoding tRNA dihydrouridine synthase DusB — protein sequence MLPQLDVLSSCFPVMLAPMAGVTDRPFRRLARRFGCPVTWTEMVASAELLRGRGRGVFDAPEEDGILAVQLAGRDPEVLADAARLAQDRGAALIDLNMGCPVRKVVGGLGGAALMRDESLAQRLMERVVSAVSVPVSVKMRLGWDDTTRNAPALARLAEAAGVRLITVHGRTRAQQYEGRADWAAIEAVKAAVRVPVIANGDIKTTADAQEALARSGADGVMIGRASLGAPWVAGNIARALAQPDASPAEPTLDERCMIMEEHLEGLLDAHGPHRGLRVSRKHMVWYGAGLPEGAAWSRRYMAADTPDEARRLIRTLASFVSSGPGRCLP from the coding sequence ATGCTCCCCCAGCTCGACGTCCTCTCTTCGTGTTTTCCGGTGATGCTGGCTCCCATGGCCGGTGTGACCGATCGCCCCTTCCGGCGCTTGGCCCGACGGTTTGGCTGTCCCGTGACCTGGACCGAAATGGTGGCCAGCGCCGAGCTGCTGCGCGGTCGGGGCCGGGGCGTGTTCGATGCCCCAGAGGAAGACGGTATCCTCGCGGTGCAACTCGCGGGGCGCGATCCCGAGGTGCTGGCCGACGCGGCCCGTCTGGCCCAGGACCGGGGGGCGGCTTTGATTGATCTCAACATGGGCTGCCCCGTGCGCAAGGTGGTGGGCGGCTTGGGCGGCGCCGCCTTGATGCGTGACGAATCCCTGGCCCAGCGCCTCATGGAGCGGGTGGTGAGCGCGGTCTCGGTGCCGGTCTCGGTCAAAATGCGCCTGGGCTGGGATGACACCACCCGCAATGCGCCCGCCCTGGCCCGTTTGGCCGAGGCGGCCGGGGTGCGTCTGATCACCGTGCATGGCCGCACCCGGGCGCAGCAGTACGAGGGGCGGGCCGATTGGGCGGCAATTGAGGCGGTCAAGGCGGCGGTGCGTGTGCCTGTCATCGCCAACGGCGATATCAAAACGACGGCGGATGCCCAGGAAGCCTTGGCCCGCTCGGGCGCCGATGGCGTGATGATCGGTCGGGCCAGCTTGGGCGCGCCCTGGGTGGCGGGGAACATCGCCCGCGCTCTCGCCCAGCCTGACGCTTCCCCGGCCGAACCGACCCTGGATGAGCGGTGCATGATCATGGAGGAGCATCTGGAGGGCTTGCTTGATGCCCATGGCCCCCATCGAGGGCTGCGGGTTTCGCGCAAGCACATGGTCTGGTATGGCGCCGGTCTGCCCGAGGGGGCGGCCTGGAGCCGGCGGTACATGGCCGCCGACACCCCCGACGAGGCCAGGCGGCTGATCCGCACCCTGGCCTCCTTCGTTTCTTCGGGTCCCGGAAGGTGCTTGCCGTGA